The proteins below come from a single Mauremys reevesii isolate NIE-2019 linkage group 6, ASM1616193v1, whole genome shotgun sequence genomic window:
- the LOC120407317 gene encoding LOW QUALITY PROTEIN: forkhead box protein E1-like (The sequence of the model RefSeq protein was modified relative to this genomic sequence to represent the inferred CDS: inserted 2 bases in 1 codon; deleted 1 base in 1 codon), whose product MSWRLAGSGPSLPAPTSSEFPHRARTPRPSRTEPPASGAPERSLRQGPAGRPGRTAESQQPLCGASPAEPGLLLMPPGTAEPGPPEAGARGAGRRRKRPVQRGKPPYSYIALIAMAIAHAPERRLPLGGIYRFITERFPFYRDGPRKWQNSIRHNLTLNDCFVKVPREPGRPGKGSYWALDPAARDMFESGSFLRRRKRFKRSDXSTYPGPAPDAPFGPPAAAAGYPAAPPAPRRPLSPELAPAPASSCAFGEPPTPARAAPGRPPYPYAGPGAPPPPGPYPQGSGPLYPPGRLALAASPPLGGDSRDFYGRMSPGYGPGAYLRPAPHPGAAERFVPAV is encoded by the exons ATGTCCTGGCGCCTGGCGGGCTCCGg ACCGAGCCTCCCCGCGCCCACCAGCAGTGAGTTCCCGCACCGCGCCCGGACACCGCGCCCCTCCCGGACTGAGCCGCCGGCGTCGGGAGCCCCCGAGCGGAGCTTGCGCCAGgggccggccggccggccgggGAGGACCGCGGAGAGCCAGCAGCCCCTGTGCGGGGCCAGCCCCGCCGAGCCCGGCCTCCTGCTCATGCCCCCGGGGACGGCGGAGCCGGGGCCCCCCGAGGCGGGGGCGCGGGGCGCGGGCCGGCGGCGCAAGCGGCCGGTGCAGCGGGGCAAGCCGCCCTACAGCTACATCGCCCTCATCGCCATGGCCATCGCGCACGCCCCGGAGCGGCGGCTCCCGCTGGGCGGCATCTACCGCTTCATCACCGAGCGCTTCCCCTTCTACCGCGACGGGCCGCGCAAGTGGCAGAACAGCATCCGCCACAACCTGACCCTCAACGACTGCTTCGTCAAGGTGCCGCGGGAGCCGGGCCGCCCGGGCAAGGGCAGCTACTGGGCGCTGGACCCGGCGGCCCGCGACATGTTCGAGAGCGGCAGCTTCCTGCGCCGGAGGAAGCGCTTCAAGCGCAGCGA CTCCACCTACCCGGGCCCCGCGCCCGACGCGCCCTTCGggccgcccgccgccgccgccggctaccccgccgcgccgcccgccccgc GCCGCCCGCTCAGCCCCGAGCTGGCCCCGGCGCCCGCCAGCTCCTGCGCCTTCGGGGAGCCGCCTACGCCAGCCCGGGCTGCGCCGGGGCGCCCTCCCTACCCGTACGCGGGGCCCGGCGCGCCGCCGCCCCCAGGC CCCTACCCGCAGGGCAGCGGCCCGCTGTACCCGCCCGGCCGCCTGGCCCTGGCCGCCTCGCCCCCGCTGGGCGGCGACAGCCGGGACTTCTACGGCCGCATGTCCCCCGGCTACGGCCCCGGCGCCTACCTGCGCCCCGCGCCCCACCCCGGCGCCGCCGAGAGGTTCGTCCCGGCCGTGTGA